The window CTTCCAGAGGGTCCGAATATATTATCTCGGAGCCGAACGCCCTGAGCGTATTTTTTCTTTCGATGTTGATGTTCGCGGGAATAACGAGCTCCACTTTGTAACCCAGCGCCGCGCCTATCATGGCGTAGGCTATCGCCGTGTTGCCGGACGAAGAATCCATGAGGACCTTGTCGCGTGTGAGCTCGCCCCTGTCTATGCCGTCGAGCACCATCCAGAGCGCAGGCCTGTCCTTCACCGACCCCCCGGGATTGAACCACTCGGCCTTGGCGTAAACCTCCACCCCCGGACCCAGTCCGGCCGTGACGTGGGTGAGCTTTATGAGAGGCGTATTTCCGACGAGTTCGATTACCGATTGAGCCTGCTTTAATCTTGTGTCGAGAACGTCTCTTCGCGCTTGAACAAAATTCATCAACGACGCTCGATGAGGAGTTTGAAGAAGCTGCCCTCCTGGCTCACGGCCAGGATCTTGTGGCCCTCGGCCTTGATGCTCTTGGGGACGTTCACGAGCGGCTCCCCGTCACGGAGAAGCACCTCCAGGACCTGGCCCGACGTCATGGTTTCGAGCTTCAGCTTCGTCTTCACGTATGTCATGGGACATATCTCTTTCGTAATGTCTATCTGGTTATCCGCTTTATGAGTTTCCATCTTCCGTAAGTTCCCTGCTACCCCTTACAAACATTTGATATTTGATATGTTGAAGGTTACCACACGTCCTTTTCCTCTACAACATGGGGAATGCATTCCGCAGGCAGGCGCGTCCCGCGGCGTGAACACTGGACTAGTGAAAAACACTTGAGAAACGCGGCTATTTATCCTCGGGAGTTATGTCTATGACGGGGCTTTTGAATTCCTTTTTCCCGTCGGGGGGAGAGACCTTCTTTCTCGATACGGACATCTTACCCAGCCAGAAAGCCAGCATTATTATGAGCGCGAGGAGTATGAGCTTCGTCATCAGGCGTCCGCCTTCATCGCGGGGATTTCTGCCCTCTCGCGCCTGTCGTGCCGCGAGCCGAGCCACGTGAGGACGGATTCGAATATAAGCCTCCCGTCCTCCCCGCCGAGCATCTCCTCGGCGCATCGCTCGGGGTGCGGCATAAGCCCGAGCACGTTGCCCCCTTCGTTGCATATGCCGGCTATGTTGTCGATAGAGCCGTTGGGGTTGGCTTCGGGCGCCGCCTCGCCCCCGGGCGTCACGTACCTGAAGACTATCCTCGATCCGTCCTTCAGCTCCTTGAGCCCGGCCTCGGTAGTGAAGTAGTTCCCCTCGCCGTGGGCCACCGGGATCCTGAGCACGTCGCCGACTTCGAGATTACACGTAAACGGCGTGTCGTTCCTCTCGACCCTTATATCCACCCACTTGCATACGAACCTGAGCGACGAGTTCCGTATGAGCGCCCCGGGGAGGAGCCCCGCCTCGACGAGTATCTGAAAGCCGTTGCATATGCCTATGACCGGCCCGCCCTTCGAGGCGAAGCCGGCGACGGCCTTCATCACGGGCGATAGGCTCGCTATGGCCCCCGTCCTGAGGTAATCACCGTACGAGAATCCCCCCGGCACG is drawn from Thermodesulfobacteriota bacterium and contains these coding sequences:
- a CDS encoding sulfurtransferase TusA family protein; protein product: METHKADNQIDITKEICPMTYVKTKLKLETMTSGQVLEVLLRDGEPLVNVPKSIKAEGHKILAVSQEGSFFKLLIERR
- the purQ gene encoding phosphoribosylformylglycinamidine synthase subunit PurQ, which gives rise to MYRFAVIVFPGSNCDHDCYHAVKHVLGEGCEFVWHQEDDLSRFDAVIVPGGFSYGDYLRTGAIASLSPVMKAVAGFASKGGPVIGICNGFQILVEAGLLPGALIRNSSLRFVCKWVDIRVERNDTPFTCNLEVGDVLRIPVAHGEGNYFTTEAGLKELKDGSRIVFRYVTPGGEAAPEANPNGSIDNIAGICNEGGNVLGLMPHPERCAEEMLGGEDGRLIFESVLTWLGSRHDRRERAEIPAMKADA